The following nucleotide sequence is from bacterium.
GCATTGGGGTCTTTGGAATTTCTGAAGACATGGAACGGCGGCAGTATCACCGCGCACGAAGAATGGAAAAATTACTACAGCACTTATACATACGTGGTGGTAACACCGGGAACGGATGCGGCTATGCTTCAGGAGGGACTTGATAGGATTCCCGAAAAAGTGTATCGCGGAATGACATTGGAAACCCGGGATGCGGGTTATGCGTTTAAAGCCCAATCGCTTCAAGCGATCACGCCCGGTCCGATGTTATCCAATAGTACGTCAGGCGGAATGCCGCAAGCGGTTCTTATTTTTTTGATGGTTTTGGCGGGAATCGGAATGTTTGCCGCGTTATTCAATTATGCCAACCTTACATTGGCGCGCTCATTGACGCGTGCAAGGGAAGTCGGTATCCGCAAAGTTTCAGGGGCTACGCGGGCGCAGTTGATTTTTCAGTTTATGGGCGAATCGGTTATCATTACATTGGTATCGTTTTTGGTAGCTGAAACACTGCTGCGGGTATTTCTTGTGCCGGCTTTCCAAAGTTTAAGTTTTACGTCGGAACTGGATATTCGATTTGATCCCTCAGCAGGAACCTACTTATTATTCGCGGGATTTGCATTGTGCATCGGATTACTGGCAGGAATTATTCCGGCCATGGTTTTATCCTCATTCAATCCGGCAATAGTCATAAAAGATATTTCAAAAATTCGAATGTTTTCAGGTTTGACGCTTCGTAAAACAATTCTTATTTCAGAATTTGTCGTAACCATTATTCTTCTTATCGTCCTCACCACAGTATATCGTCAGTCGGAGTTTGCTTCAAAAATGGAGTATTACGGCTTTGATTGGCGCAATAAGATCAACGTACAACTTTCGGGTACCCAGGCACGCGTGATTGCCGACGAAATGGCGCGCTTTCCGGGTGTAGTTTCTTATAGTTTTGCGTCCCATGCGATGGGTACATGGGCAGATCACACGGTAGATGTCCAGACTGATCCAACCAAAGAGGCTTCTGTGGTTCGAGATTATAGCGTCGATGAACATTTCATTGAAACGATGAAAATTAGTTTATTAACAGGCGCGAATCTGCATCGGAGTGAAAGCATAGGGGATAAAGTTCTCGTCAATGAACAATTTGTCAAATCACTGCAGCTTTCTAATAATAGCGATGCCGTCGGAAAGGTTATTTATCTGGACAAATCAAGACCTGTAACTATTGCAGGCGTGATCAAAGATTTTGTTTTCAAACCGGTAACGTACGCAATGGAACCCGTGATACTAACGTATGAACCCGCGCAATGGTCATTGGTTCATTTTAAAATAGCGAATGGTAGTAACAAAGAGGCGATTTCTTTTTTTGAGTCAGTATGGAAAAAATTTAACCCGTCCATCGAATTTTCATATCAAGTTTATTCGGATGAACTGGTAAGCGTTTACAGCATCTTTACAGATTTGGGACGTATCATCGGTCTATTATCTTTGCTGATATTGACCATTGCTATGCTGGGATTACTCGGAGTGGCTTCCTACAGTGTCGAGACACGCACCCGTGAAATCGGTATTCGCAAAGTACTCGGCGCTTCGGCTATGCAGCTAATCAATCTTTTATCTAAGCAGTATCTTAAACTGATCGGAATAGCCATGCTGATCGGATTGCCTATAAGTTTATTTTTATCGAACATGATACTGGAGTCTTTTGCATATCGTACCGAATTTGGGATAGGTATTATATTACCGGCTGTGATATTGTTAGGATTTTTAGTCGGTTTGACGATACTGTCGCAAGCATGGCGAGGTGCACATCATAATCCCATGACAGCGCTACGTCAGGAGTAAATCGAGAAACTATTCTGTTTAATATAAAAGATAATAAAATAGGCGAAGTGTATTTTGTGCTAAATGCACTTTTCATGATTGAATAATAGAAAGAAATAAAAATCAGAGCAGTATTTGATCATATTAAAATTATTCGAAACTAAGTAACGCGTTAAGAGACGCTTCTGTTTTGGAATGATTTTAAAATTAAAAACCCGCATTTAACTCTATCGATCTGGCTTTTTGTTCTAGTGAATCGTATTTTTCGTTAACACTTAATCCCAGCGTGATTTCTGAAATATGCACCGTATCGTCACACCCACAGAAATGCAGACCATAGATCGTGAAACTATCGAACGTCATAGTATCCCGGGGCGTGAACTGATGGCGCGTGCAGGGGAAGTCATTTTTTTAACATTGACGGAACGTATACCCGATTTGGTATCGAAACGGGTTCTCATTCTTTGCGGAAAAGGCAATAATGGCGGAGACGGTTATGTGTTAGCCCGGTGTATGATTTCCGGCGGTATAACGCCAAAACTTATCATCGCTGCGGAGAAAAAACATATCGGCGGTGATGCACTGTGGCATCTCGAAAAATTGGAGCGAACAGGTATCGTAGTCGAGGCTTCCGATGCGTTTGAAGCACCGACGGAGAAATATGACGTCATCGTAGATGCATTACTTGGCACAGGTGCCCGCGGGCATTTGAGCGAACCCATAAAGTCATGGATCGAATGGATCAATAAACAACGTTTTCAAAAAAACGCATTTATTGTGTCCGTAGATATACCTTCGGGACTTGATGGGGAAACCGGATTGGTTTCAGATACGGCGGTTACGGCTCATCTCACCGTGACGATAGGATTACCTAAGCGGGGATTACTTTTTAATGAAGGAAAAAAACACACCGGACATCTTGCCGTAAAAGATATTGGTTTCCCGGAAATATTGACATCGGGCGGTTTATGGCAATTTATTAATCAATCGGATGTGGCGTCCCATTTACCTATACGCAGACATAATTCAAATAAGTATGATTTCGGCAAGCTAATCATTATCGCCGGTTCACGGGGCATGTCGGGAGCTGCTTTGATGACTGCGCGCGCCGCAATGCGCTCAGGTGCCGGTGTTGTGCGGGTTGCGGTACCCAAATCAATAGCGCACGTGATCGAACAAGGTTTGCCTGAAGCCATGACAGTACACTTACCGGAGACTGAGGATGGCGTAATAAGCCCGGCCGCATTATCTATGATTGTTGATTTGCACGGATGGTGCACTTGTGCGGCTATAGGCCCGGGTCTTTCTAAAAATCCCGCGATAGCAGAATGGATGTTTCTATTGCTGAGTCAATGGAATGTTCCTTCGGTTTTGGATGCGGATGCCCTTAATATTTTAAACGGGCAATGGGAAGTTTTGCGCGATGTACATTCAGATATGATCATCACCCCGCACAGCGGTGAATTTCGTCGTTTATTTGGTGTTGAAAAAAACAGCGCCACTGCAATGAATGATGAACTCCATGATTGGCAAAAAAAATTAAACCACACGATTCTCCTCAAGGGGGTTCCGACGCAAATCGCCGGTAAATCACACGTTTATATAACACAGACTGGTAATCTGGGTATGGCCAAAGCGGGAAGCGGTGATGTGTTGACGGGGATTATCGCGGGGTTGATGGCGCAAGGATTAGAGTCTGAAACAGCCGGCTTTTGCGGAGCGTATATTCACGGCTTGGCCGGAGATATTGCCGTAACAGACAAAACAGAATACGGGCTTTTGGCGGGCGATACGGTCGAATCGATACCGAAAGCATTGCAGCGAATTACCAATTGCAATTCCTGATTGTTTTTTTATATTTCCCCTGATCTTACAGTCTATCATTCAAGAAATGCGGTGTATGAAAACAGTTATGATCGTTATGGTGTGCCTGTTTGGCATTCTTGCCGGCTGGGGCGTTTCGGCGCAGTCGCCGTCCTCCGATATTAAGAACGATGGCCCGAAAACTTCATCGGTTATCGCATCTGTCGTGCAGGCTATGAAAGATTCGCTTAGTAAAATACCGCCTGAAAAAGCTCTGCTGGATGTTCCGTTTTTTTGCCAGGCACCGTTTATGAATATGGATAGCTGGAATATTCACCGCGAAAGCTGTGAAGAGGCGGCGGCCCTTCAAGTCGTCTATTATTTGCGCGGTGTCAAAAAAGTTGACCTGAGTGCAACGGATAAAATTTTACGCGATATGATTGATTGGCAGATGAAGCAATTCAAAGGTCATCACGATATTCGCTGCGACAGTACCAAAGCCATGATCATGTCGTTCTTCGGTTATACCGATGACGAAGTGCGCATTATCCGAAAAGCGACTATTCAGGACCTCAAAGATCAGATACTTGCAGGTAATCCCGTGATTGCGATGGCCAACGGATACGTGCTCAACAATCCGCACTATGTCGAAAACCTTCGTGCCCGCGGCATGTCGGGTTATCATATGCTGACGGTAAAGGGTTTTGACTCTGAAAAAATTATCACCAACGATGTAGGAACCATGCGCGGTAACGGTTATACCTATACTTATGATATATTCCAAAAAGCGATGGATTTTCATGGCGGTGATATTATCGTGATTCTTCCAAAAGATCGTACTAAGACAGGGCAATAAGTATGAATATCAATAAACGAATTTTGATCGGGTTGGGTACGGTTGTTCTCATGGTTTTCGGTGTGATGCTCTATCCGCGTTTTGCCGAATACCGTCTCCGTACACAATTAGAAAAAGAAAACGAAGCTGCGCTTAAAGAAATTTCTAAAACCGATATCATTCACGCCGCTGCCGTAGCGGATACCATGCCGGTTTCGTTTCCTGAAAAAGCGTATCTTGAAGTACCGTTTTATTGCCAGGCACCGCATATGAATTCGGACAGTTGGAAAATTCATAAAGAAAGCTGTGAGGAAGCGGCTGTTTTGCAAGCTGTATTCTACAATAAAGGCATCAAAAATGTTTCTGTAGATTCTGTGGATTGGTTGATCAAAGATATGTTGCGCTGGCAAGATCAGCATTTTGGTGGACACAAAGACATTCATGCCGACAGTGTCAAAATGATGATGATGGGTTATTTTGGCTACAAAGACGAAGAGGTTAAAATTTTACGTAAAGCAAAAATCGAAGACATTAAGCGTTACGTAGCGATGGGGTATCCTGTGATAGCGCCGACGTTCGGGCGGACACTTAAAAATCCTTTTTATACGCCGCCGGGGCCGCGGTACCATATGCTGACGGTGATCGGATATACACCTGATCGCGTGATTACCAACGATGTCGGCACTCGCCGCGGAAAAGATTTTACCTATCCGTACGATATTTTTCAAAAATCGATGGATGAAGAAGGCGGCGATTGTTTGGTCATTATGTCCAAAAAGTGATCTATAAATTTTGCTTGCATTATAGGTGTCATGCGTCTATTTTCAACTGTTTTTAAGAAACAACTGTTCACTAAAATCATGATTGTTTTGAGCGTACTTTTTAATTTTAAGACAACATTCGAACGCACAGCTACCGCTCAACGGTTTGCTTAAATTTTTACCCTGAATTGATAAGAATTCAGGGTTTTTTATTTGATACCATGAAAACACAAGAACTGATCACGCAACTGCTTCGTAATTACGGTGAAAATCCCGATCGGGAAGGTTTACGCGATACGCCGGACCGTGTGGCGAAGAGTTTTGAATTCCTTATGGGTGGCTATAAGGAAAGTGCTGAAGCGGTCATTCAATCCGCGATTTTTGAAGAAAATTTTAATGAGATGGTATTGGTTCGAGATATCGAATTGTACAGTCTTTGCGAGCACCACATGTTGCCTTTTTTTGGAAAGTGCCACATAGCTTATATCCCCAAAGGGAAAATCATCGGTCTCAGTAAGTTACCCCGAGTTGTTGACGTATTCAGCCGCCGTCTTCAGGTGCAGGAACGCCTGACGATGCAAATCGCTAACGCCATTCAGGATGCTTTGCATCCCGAAGGGGTCGGTGTGATCATCGAAGCGCAGCACCTTTGTATGATGATGCGAGGCGTGGAAAAGCAACACAGCCTTACGACGACGAGTTGCATGCTTGGCGTATTCAAAGACGATGCCCGCACACGGAGTGAATTTTTGACATTAGCGCATTCACAAAATAAATAACCATTACAGGGAGAGCAGTACCATGTCCGAGAAAGTATTAGTACAGTACGAAGTAAAAGACAGAGTCGCCATATTGACGCTGACGGATCCGCCGGCCAATACCTATACGCATGAAATGATGCGTCAGTTGGATGAGTGCATTCTCAAAGCGCGTTTCGACGAAAATGTCAACGTCATAGTGCTTACCGGTTTGGGTGAGAAATTTTTCTGCGCCGGCGCCAATATTGATATGCTTAGCAAAGCGGATCCTGTATGGAAGTATTACTTCTGTCTTCATGCCAATGAAACGTTATTGCGTCTCGAACATACGCCGAAATTGGTCATTGCGGCATTGAACGGTCACTGTGTCGGCGGCGGTTTGGAGATCGCATTGGCTGCGGATATACGCATTGCGCGTAAAGATGCCGGTATGATCGGTCTTCCGGAAGTGGCGCTGGGTGTATTACCCGGTACCGGCGGCACACAGCGTTTTGCACGTGCCGTTGGGCGCTCGCTCTCCATCGAATTGATGGCAACCGGACGTAAATTTGCTTACGAAGAAGCGCTCGATATGGGCCTTGTTAACTATATCTATGAAGGCAACGGCGCTTCGTTTATGGAACAAGTAATGGCGTACGCCAAACAGTTTACGATTCCCAATAAAGCCGCGATGGCCGTCGGTCATATCAAACGCTCAGTACAAACCGGTATTGAAGTTCCGCTCGAACAAGGACTCTCCCTTGAACGCGAATTGCAATCGGCGCTTTTCAAAAGCGGTGATGCCAAAGAAGGACTCATGGCTTTCGTCGAAAAACGTACTCCGAAATTTACAGGACGTTAATCTGCAATGTATTTACGAGATCAGCGCACCCGAATACTTCCAAAGTACCGACCGCACAACGCGGAACGGGTGCGCCGGTCTTTCTTTTTTATAGCGTATGCACTAATCTTAATTAGTGCATTTTTTTTTGATAAAGGAGTAGAACTTTGCAAAATATGATAGCCCATCTGGTAACGCTTCAAAGCATTGATACCAAATTAGGTGAGATCGAAATGCTGCGCGGCGATTTACCTAAAATCGTGGAGCAACTCAAAGCGGAACTGGAAGAACTCCGCGATGAAATCAATTCGGATAAGCAATCCGTGGCCAACTTTGAGAAAGAAAAATCAGATCTGACCAATGAGCAATCCATGAATCAGGAGAAACTCAAAAAATTTCAAGATCAGTTATACAAGGCCACATCCAATAAAGAATACGAAGCGACATCGGCTCAGATTGATTTTTGTGAGCAAGAGTTGAACCGCATTAAGCTGCGTTCGATAGACATTGATGCGCAGGTTATGGAACTTCAGGAAGGTGTAAAACCCAAAGAAGAACGTCTTGCGGGACTGGAGAAAGATTTTTCTGAACGCGAAGGCGAATTGCAAACACGTATCGAAGAGACCAGTAAAGAAGAAAACGAATTGCGTCAAAAACGCGAAGGCTTAAAACCGCAAATTCGCCCTGATCTGATCAATAAATACGAACGTATTCGCAAAGCAAAAAACGGTATTGCCGTCGCGCCGCTGGTCAAAGAAGCGTCGTGCGGTGGATGCTTTCAGCAGATACCACCGCAGATCATCATCGAATTGAAGAAGCGTGAGAAGTTGACGAATTGCGAATATTGCGGACGCATTTTGTACATTGAAGCGGATGTCGTCAAAGAAGCGTCGGCATCATAATTATCGGGGCGCTATGCTTGAACAAAAATTTTTGGATGGCAAAGTTGTTTTGATCACGGGCGGCGGTACAGGGCTTGGGAAAAGTATGGCTGAACACTGTGCAGCGCGAGGAGCGCATGTCATTATCACCGGACGGCGAATGGATGTGCTGGAATCGGCGGCGCACGATATATCCCGAGCGGGAACGCGCGTACTAACAGTCCCATGCGACGTACGCGTACCGGATCAGGTACAAGCCATGACCGATAAAGCCGTTAAAGAATTTGGCCGCGTGGATCATTTGATCAATAATGCCGCAGGAAATTTTTTGTGTGCGGCTGAAAAATTGAGCGTCAACGGTTGGAACGCCGTCATCAATATTGTTTTGAACGGTACGTTTTATTGTTCGAGCAGTGTTGGAAAAACGATGATACAAAACGGCGGCGGTACGATAACCAATATTGTCGCAACGTATGCTTGGGCATCGGAGCCCGGCGTCATTCATTCGGCCAGCG
It contains:
- a CDS encoding NAD(P)H-hydrate dehydratase codes for the protein MHRIVTPTEMQTIDRETIERHSIPGRELMARAGEVIFLTLTERIPDLVSKRVLILCGKGNNGGDGYVLARCMISGGITPKLIIAAEKKHIGGDALWHLEKLERTGIVVEASDAFEAPTEKYDVIVDALLGTGARGHLSEPIKSWIEWINKQRFQKNAFIVSVDIPSGLDGETGLVSDTAVTAHLTVTIGLPKRGLLFNEGKKHTGHLAVKDIGFPEILTSGGLWQFINQSDVASHLPIRRHNSNKYDFGKLIIIAGSRGMSGAALMTARAAMRSGAGVVRVAVPKSIAHVIEQGLPEAMTVHLPETEDGVISPAALSMIVDLHGWCTCAAIGPGLSKNPAIAEWMFLLLSQWNVPSVLDADALNILNGQWEVLRDVHSDMIITPHSGEFRRLFGVEKNSATAMNDELHDWQKKLNHTILLKGVPTQIAGKSHVYITQTGNLGMAKAGSGDVLTGIIAGLMAQGLESETAGFCGAYIHGLAGDIAVTDKTEYGLLAGDTVESIPKALQRITNCNS
- a CDS encoding 2,4-dienoyl-CoA reductase — protein: MDGKVVLITGGGTGLGKSMAEHCAARGAHVIITGRRMDVLESAAHDISRAGTRVLTVPCDVRVPDQVQAMTDKAVKEFGRVDHLINNAAGNFLCAAEKLSVNGWNAVINIVLNGTFYCSSSVGKTMIQNGGGTITNIVATYAWASEPGVIHSASAKAGVLAMTRTLAVEWARYGIRVNAIAPGAIRTEGTDKNLWGDPDQRSRMTGRIPMGRFGQPEEVAHTLLFLLSDFSRYITGEVITVDGGAWIGKGTYEMIDVKNINQL
- a CDS encoding FtsX-like permease family protein, whose translation is ALGSLEFLKTWNGGSITAHEEWKNYYSTYTYVVVTPGTDAAMLQEGLDRIPEKVYRGMTLETRDAGYAFKAQSLQAITPGPMLSNSTSGGMPQAVLIFLMVLAGIGMFAALFNYANLTLARSLTRAREVGIRKVSGATRAQLIFQFMGESVIITLVSFLVAETLLRVFLVPAFQSLSFTSELDIRFDPSAGTYLLFAGFALCIGLLAGIIPAMVLSSFNPAIVIKDISKIRMFSGLTLRKTILISEFVVTIILLIVLTTVYRQSEFASKMEYYGFDWRNKINVQLSGTQARVIADEMARFPGVVSYSFASHAMGTWADHTVDVQTDPTKEASVVRDYSVDEHFIETMKISLLTGANLHRSESIGDKVLVNEQFVKSLQLSNNSDAVGKVIYLDKSRPVTIAGVIKDFVFKPVTYAMEPVILTYEPAQWSLVHFKIANGSNKEAISFFESVWKKFNPSIEFSYQVYSDELVSVYSIFTDLGRIIGLLSLLILTIAMLGLLGVASYSVETRTREIGIRKVLGASAMQLINLLSKQYLKLIGIAMLIGLPISLFLSNMILESFAYRTEFGIGIILPAVILLGFLVGLTILSQAWRGAHHNPMTALRQE
- a CDS encoding C39 family peptidase yields the protein MNINKRILIGLGTVVLMVFGVMLYPRFAEYRLRTQLEKENEAALKEISKTDIIHAAAVADTMPVSFPEKAYLEVPFYCQAPHMNSDSWKIHKESCEEAAVLQAVFYNKGIKNVSVDSVDWLIKDMLRWQDQHFGGHKDIHADSVKMMMMGYFGYKDEEVKILRKAKIEDIKRYVAMGYPVIAPTFGRTLKNPFYTPPGPRYHMLTVIGYTPDRVITNDVGTRRGKDFTYPYDIFQKSMDEEGGDCLVIMSKK
- the folE gene encoding GTP cyclohydrolase I FolE; this translates as MKTQELITQLLRNYGENPDREGLRDTPDRVAKSFEFLMGGYKESAEAVIQSAIFEENFNEMVLVRDIELYSLCEHHMLPFFGKCHIAYIPKGKIIGLSKLPRVVDVFSRRLQVQERLTMQIANAIQDALHPEGVGVIIEAQHLCMMMRGVEKQHSLTTTSCMLGVFKDDARTRSEFLTLAHSQNK
- a CDS encoding C39 family peptidase, with amino-acid sequence MKTVMIVMVCLFGILAGWGVSAQSPSSDIKNDGPKTSSVIASVVQAMKDSLSKIPPEKALLDVPFFCQAPFMNMDSWNIHRESCEEAAALQVVYYLRGVKKVDLSATDKILRDMIDWQMKQFKGHHDIRCDSTKAMIMSFFGYTDDEVRIIRKATIQDLKDQILAGNPVIAMANGYVLNNPHYVENLRARGMSGYHMLTVKGFDSEKIITNDVGTMRGNGYTYTYDIFQKAMDFHGGDIIVILPKDRTKTGQ
- a CDS encoding enoyl-CoA hydratase/isomerase family protein → MSEKVLVQYEVKDRVAILTLTDPPANTYTHEMMRQLDECILKARFDENVNVIVLTGLGEKFFCAGANIDMLSKADPVWKYYFCLHANETLLRLEHTPKLVIAALNGHCVGGGLEIALAADIRIARKDAGMIGLPEVALGVLPGTGGTQRFARAVGRSLSIELMATGRKFAYEEALDMGLVNYIYEGNGASFMEQVMAYAKQFTIPNKAAMAVGHIKRSVQTGIEVPLEQGLSLERELQSALFKSGDAKEGLMAFVEKRTPKFTGR